The Euleptes europaea isolate rEulEur1 chromosome 2, rEulEur1.hap1, whole genome shotgun sequence genome has a segment encoding these proteins:
- the TSHZ2 gene encoding teashirt homolog 2 has protein sequence MPRRKQQAPKRAAGYAQEDDLKDDEDIKEEEEDDNESNSTAHLQGSNDPGTDEEHDVGPDPKGSFSYQNSPVSHISNQDVENESLLSDASDQVADIKTLCSRETQDPKANAQPKLPSEAHSCMDKMTAVYANILSDSYWTGLGLGLKLSNSEKRGCDHRNGASKSEFDWHQDALTKSLQQSLPTRPVSKPNLFSSVQLYRQSSKMCGTVFTGASRFRCRQCSAAYDTLVELTVHMNESGHYQDDNHKKDKHRPTSYSKPRKRAFQDMDKEDAQKVLKCMFCGDSFDSLQDLSVHMIKTKHYQKVPLKEPVPTISSKMVTPTKKRVFDVNRPCSPDSTTGSFADPFSSQKNANLQLSSNNRYGYQNGASYTWQFEACKSQILKCMECGSSHDTLQQLTTHMMVTGHFLKVTSSASKKGKQLVLDPLAVEKMQSLSEAPAGDTPLSKPSSNVATEPVAPPSELKKESKQNKPEETNKDEKAVKNEDYEDTLQKPMDPTMKYQYLREEDLEDASKGGGDILKSLENTVTTAINKAQNGAPSWSAYPSIHAAYQLSEGSKPSLPVGSQVLQVRPTVTNKLRPIAPKWKVMPLVPVSTNMGQCTQVKKEADAKKEVQKDYVKEGNKVDTTPNSHNEGETLPQDEACIEPKRSNPSPLKEEDTAIEDEEKEKSKTMEPATLSLSNGCAAPNHSSDLPCLNPLSALQSVLNNHLGKANEPLRPQSNSSPTSSSVSVFHKPNLNMMEKPVLSPAPTPSKSAGVTSRRYVFDSNDQPIDLTKSKSKKEASAQSQSCTSPSQKHALSDIADMVKVLPKATTPKPASSSRTPPVKLELDVRRFEDVSAEVSTLHKRKGRQSNWNPQHLLILQAQFASSLFQTSEGKYLLSDLGPQERMQISKFTGLSMTTISHWLANVKYQLRKTGGTKFLKNMDKGHPIFYCSDCASQFRTPATYISHLESHLGFQMKDMNKLAVEQQTKVEQEISRVSVQRSPETIAGEEDTDSKFKCKLCSRTFVSKHAVKLHLSKTHSKSPEHHSQFVAEVDEE, from the coding sequence GTTATGCCCAAGAAGACGACCTGAAAGACGATGAAGAcataaaagaggaagaagaggatgacAACGAGAGCAATTCAACCGCTCATCTTCAGGGCAGCAATGACCCGGGTACGGACGAAGAACACGACGTGGGCCCTGATCCGAAAGGAAGCTTTAGCTACCAGAATTCTCCAGTAAGTCATATCTCCAACCAGGATGTTGAAAACGAATCACTGTTAAGTGATGCTAGCGACCAGGTGGCAGACATCAAAACCCTTTGCTCCAGAGAGACCCAGGACCCCAAAGCCAATGCCCAGCCCAAACTTCCCAGCGAAGCACATAGCTGCATGGATAAAATGACAGCAGTTTATGCCAACATCCTTTCAGACTCCTATTGGACAGGCTTAGGGTTAGGACTCAAGCTGTCCAATTCCGAGAAGAGGGGGTGTGACCACAGAAACGGAGCAAGCAAAAGCGAGTTCGATTGGCATCAGGACGCCTTGACCAAAAGCCTGCAGCAGAGTTTACCCACCAGGCCAGTCTCCAAACCAAACCTTTTCAGCTCTGTGCAGCTCTACAGGCAGAGCAGCAAAATGTGCGGGACTGTATTCACGGGCGCCAGTCGATTCAGGTGCCGGCAGTGCAGCGCTGCCTACGATACCTTGGTGGAGCTCACGGTCCATATGAACGAGAGTGGTCATTACCAAGACGACAACCATAAAAAGGACAAGCACAGGCCTACGAGCTACTCCAAGCCCCGAAAAAGGGCCTTCCAGGACATGGATAAAGAAGACGCCCAGAAAGTTTTAAAATGCATGTTCTGTGGTGACTCCTTTGATTCCCTTCAAGACCTAAGCGTTCACATGATCAAAACAAAACACTACCAAAAAGTGCCTTTGAAGGAGCCAGTCCCTACCATTTCTTCCAAAATGGTGACTCCCACGAAGAAACGTGTCTTCGACGTCAACAGGCCTTGCTCCCCTGACTCTACCACTGGGTCGTTTGCAGACCCCTTTTCTTCTCAGAAGAATGCCAACCTGCAGCTGTCCTCGAACAATCGCTACGGTTACCAGAACGGTGCCAGCTACACGTGGCAGTTCGAAGCGTGCAAATCGCAGATTTTGAAGTGTATGGAGTGCGGGAGCTCCCACGATACCTTGCAGCAGCTTACGACGCACATGATGGTCACGGGGCACTTCCTGAAAGTCACAAGCTCAGCCTCGAAGAAAGGGAAACAACTTGTTTTGGACCCCCTGGCTGTGGAGAAAATGCAGTCGCTGTCTGAGGCACCGGCTGGTGACACCCCGCTTTCGAAACCTTCCAGTAACGTAGCTACAGAGCCTGTGGCCCCTCCTTCAGAGCTGAAAAAAGAAAGCAAGCAAAATAAACCTGAGGAGACAAACAAAGATGAGAAAGCAGTAAAGAACGAAGACTACGAAGACACCCTTCAGAAACCAATGGATCCTACAATGAAGTACCAGTATCTGAGAGAGGAAGATTTAGAAGATGCTTCGAAAGGCGGTGGAGACATTTTAAAATCTTTAGAAAATACAGTCACTACAGCGATCAATAAAGCTCAAAATGGAGCACCCAGTTGGAGTGCATATCCTAGCATCCATGCAGCTTATCAGCTCTCCGAAGGATCCAAACCTTCCCTACCGGTAGGGTCCCAAGTTCTCCAAGTCAGGCCAACTGTTACAAATAAGCTGAGGCCTATTGCCCCCAAATGGAAAGTGATGCCTCTGGTCCCGGTCTCAACCAACATGGGCCAGTGCACTCAAGTGAAGAAGGAAGCAGATGCCAAAAAGGAAGTGCAAAAGGACTATGTTAAAGAGGGGAACAAAGTGGATACTACCCCAAACAGCCATAATGAAGGAGAAACCCTCCCACAAGATGAAGCATGTATAGAACCCAAAAGGTCCAATCCAAGTCCCTTGAAGGAGGAGGACACAGCAATAGAAGATgaggagaaagaaaaatcaaAAACGATGGAGCCAGCAACATTGTCTCTCAGTAATGGGTGTGCTGCCCCTAACCACTCCTCCGACTTGCCTTGTTTAAACCCACTGAGCGCCCTGCAATCTGTGCTGAACAACCACTTGGGTAAAGCAAATGAGCCTTTGAGACCTCAGTCCAATTCCAGCCCCACTTCGAGTTCAGTCTCTGTGTTTCATAAGCCTAATTTAAACATGATGGAAAAGCCGGTTTTATCCCCTGCCCCAACGCCATCCAAATCTGCAGGGGTAACATCCAGGCGTTACGTGTTTGACAGCAACGACCAGCCAATAGACTTGACCAAATCTAAAAGCAAGAAAGAAGCATCTGCTCAATCACAATCTTGTACCTCCCCATCTCAGAAGCACGCACTATCCGACATTGCAGACATGGTCAAAGTGCTCCCCAAAGCTACGACACCAAAACCTGCTTCCTCGTCTAGGACCCCACCAGTGAAACTGGAATTGGACGTCCGGCGTTTCGAAGATGTCTCAGCAGAAGTCTCCACTTTAcacaaaaggaagggaaggcagtccAACTGGAATCCTCAGCACCTCCTCATCTTGCAAGCTCAGTTTGCTTCCAGCCTCTTCCAGACATCGGAAGGTAAATATTTATTGTCAGATTTGGGCCCTCAAGAACGCATGCAGATCTCCAAATTCACCGGACTGTCCATGACTACCATCAGCCACTGGCTGGCCAATGTCAAGTACCAGCTCAGAAAAACCGGAGGGACGAAATTTTTGAAAAACATGGATAAAGGGCACCCCATCTTTTATTGCAGTGACTGTGCATCTCAGTTTAGAACCCCGGCGACGTACATCAGCCATTTAGAATCCCATCTAGGGTTCCAAATGAAAGACATGAACAAGTTGGCTGTGGAGCAGCAAACCAAGGTAGAGCAAGAAATCTCCAGAGTTTCAGTTCAGAGATCTCCCGAGACAATAGCTGGGGAAGAGGACACAGACTCTAAGTTCAAATGTAAGTTGTGCTCTCGGACATTTGTGAGCAAACACGCAGTAAAACTTCATCTAAGCAAAACACACAGCAAGTCACCAGAACACCATTCACAGTTTGTAGCAGAAGTGGATGAAGAATAA